CAGCCCGAGCCTTGTAATCTCTTTTAAAAATATCGACCTCATTTCACCCTCCCCCTACTCGTATCTGCCTACAAAGCCTAAAAATTTATCCTCAAAACTTGCATTTTGCGTCTTAAAACCGTCGATATCTACAAATCCGTAAGCCATTTTATGATGTTTAAATTCATCTATATTTTTGAAATTTTTTCCGCTTGTATCAAATTCTTTCGGCAGCTTATACACCTTAAAATCCTGCATAAATTCGCTCATCTTGCTTTGAAAAATTCGCCCTCCTCGCTCGACAATCAAAAACTCATCGATCAAATTTTCAAGATCGCTCATTACGTGACTTGTGACGATCACAGTCTTATCCTTGCCGTCAAGATAGTCCTTCAGATAATCGCCAAAAAGCCGCCTATATCCCGCATCAAGCCCCATAGAATAATCGTCAAATATAAGCACTTTGGCATCTTGCGCAAACAGCGAAGCAAGGATAACTTGGGACTTTTGCCCAAAGGACATGGAATTTAGCTTTTGATCCTTACTAAGTTTTAAAAGCTTTGCTAAATCGTTATAAATTTTGCTGTCCCAGCGCGGATAAAACGTGGATAAAAACTCCTCATACTGCGCGATACTTAGATGATCAAAGCTTGTAAATCCCTCAAATAGCAAGGCGATATCGCGCTTGGCCTCGCTGTCAAGGCTGAAGCTATTTTTGCCAAGCACCCTGCACTCACCGCTTTTTGGACGGATATAGCCCATTAGGATATTTATAAGCGTGCTCTTACCCACGCCGTTTCTGCCCAAAATCCCAAACACGCTGCCCTGCTTTACGTTAAAACTCAAATTTTCGTAAATCAGCTTTTTACCGTAAAAATGTGTGACGTTCTTTACTTCGATAGCATTCATAAAAAGCCTTATATAAAATATTACTGAAAATTTTATTACATTATTTATAAGGAGAATCTTAAGAGTTATTATCATAAATATGCTAAAAATTCAGGGCTAAAATTTCGTCCAAGTTTCAATGAAAAACATAGCCATAATGATATTTATTTTTCAAAATAAACTTTTTATAAGCAAAGTTTGGATAAATTTGCCAAATGATCAAGGCAAAGAAACATTTTGGACAAAATTTTTTACACGATCAAAATGTGCTGAACAAAATCATCCAATCGATTCCCAAAGATATGCAAAACATAGTAGAAATTGGGCCTGGCTTAGGTGATTTGACGTCAAAAATTTTGCAAATTTCAGATTCGGTTACGAGCTACGAGATAGACGGCGAGCTTTACGAACTGCTTGAAAAAAAGTTTGCAAAAGAGATCAAAGACGGACGATTAAGACTTTTTTGCGCAGATGCGTTAAGTCGGTGGGACGAAAGCGGTTTGAGTGAGACAGACTACTTTTTAACGGCAAATTTGCCCTACTACGTCGCCACCAAGATGATTTTAAACGCTATCGAAGATGAGAGATGTCGCGGGCTTGTTGTGATGATACAAAAAGAGGTCGCGGTCAAATTTAGCGCCAAAGGCGGTGAGAGCGAATTTAGCGCACTGGCGATTCTAGCTTCGCTTCAAGGTGGCTGCGAGCTACTTTTTGACGTGGCTAGCGAGTGTTTTAACCCGCCTCCAAAGGTAACCTCATCTGTTATAAAGATCCAAAAAAGCAAAAATTTGATAGGCAAAAATGCTGTTTTTAATACCGAATTCGAGTATGAAAAATTTAAAAAATTTCTAAAAACCGCCTTTAGCGCACCGAGAAAGACGCTTAGTAAAAATTTATCGGCAAATTTCGATAAATGCTTGCTGGCTGAAATTTACGGCGAGCTAAATTTGAGCCAAAATTTACGTCCTCATGAGATCGATGTCAATCTTTATCTAAAAATATTTGAAAAATTAAAGGTAAAAGATGAACGAAGACAAAGTTGTAGTCTCCAAAGGAAAGAGCAATAAAAAGCGAAGATTTCGCCCGAAAAACAAAAACAATCAAGGCGAAAACAATGCAGAAATAAGTGCCGAACAAAAAGCCAGCAATAACGTTATAGATAATTTTTTTGCGGCCTCTTTTGACAGAGAAACGCAAAATAAAAGCCACGAAAGCTCCGCTAAACAAAACGGCAAAAAAGCCAACTCAAAGCAGCACAAAAAACAAAATTCTCAAAATGGCGGACAAAATTCTCAAAACAATTCAAAAAACGGCAAGAAAAACGCTGAAAATAAAAATGCTAGCACTCAGCAAAATAACCAAAACGGCTCAAACGATGACACTCAAAAGCCAAAAAAGAGTAAAAAACCGAAAAAAAATTTGCCCGCCAAACTAAACGGCAACGAGCAATGGCAACAAGACATCGCAAGCGCGATAGAGGCGAACAAAGCCACTCATGAGCTTCGCCTTGAACCGCTAAAATATCTAAATTCAAGCGATCACAAAGTCCGTGTAACTCCTCTTGGCGGACTTGGCGAGATCGGCGGAAACATGACGGTGTTTGAGACCGAAACAAGCGCGATAATCGTAGATATCGGCATGAGCTTTCCAAGCGAGAGCATGCACGGAGTTGATATACTCATACCTGACTTTGACTACGTGCGAAAGATAAAAGACAAGATAAAAGGCGTTATCATAACTCATGCGCACGAAGATCACATCGGTGCGGTGCCGTATTTTTACAAAGAGTTTAAATTCCCTATCTACGCCACGCCTCTTCCGCTTGGAATGATAAATAACAAATTTGAAGAGCATGGGCTAAAGCAGGAGCGTTCGCTATTTCGCTCGGTTGAAAAGCGAAAGCCTTATCTGATCGGTGATTTTGAAGTGGAGTGGATACATATAACTCACTCGATTATCGACTCATCCGCACTTGCTATCACGACAAAGGCGGGTACGATCTTGCACACGGGTGACTTTAAGATAGATCACACGCCCATAGACGGTTATCCGACCGACTTAGGACGTATCGCATACTACGGCGAGCGAGGCGTGCTGTGCTTGATGAGTGATAGCACAAACAGCTATAGAGAAGGTATCACAAAGAGCGAAAGCAGCGTAGGAAAGACCTTTGACGCGATATTTGCCAAATCCAAAGGGCGCGTGATAATGAGCACATTTAGCTCAAACATCCACCGCGTATATCAGGCTATCGAGTGGGGGCTTAAATATAACCGCAAAGTCTGCGTCATCGGCAGAAGCATGGAGCGAAACTTATACACGGCAATGGAGCTAGGCTACGTAAAGCTTGATAAGAAAATTTTCATAGACGCAAATGAAGTCGGCAAATACAAAGACAACGAGGTGCTAATCGTAACCACCGGTAGCCAAGGCGAAACGATGAGCGCGCTATATCGCATGGCGACCGATGAGCATAAATATATAAAAATCAAGCCGACCGATCAGATCATAATAAGCTCTAAAGCGATCCCTGGAAATGAAGGAAGCGTATCGACGGTGCTAAATTTCTTAATAAAATCAGGCGCAAGCGTAGCGTATCAGGATTTTAGCGAAATTCACGTAAGCGGACACGCCGCGCAAGAGGAGCAAAAGCTCATGATCCGCCTAACCAAGCCTAAATTTTTCCTTCCGGTTCACGGTGAATACAACCACATCGCAAAACACAAAGAGACAGCCATAAGCTGCGGAGTGGACGAGCGAAACATATATCTTATGAGTGATGGCGATCAGGTTGAAATTTGCCAAAAATACATGAAACGAGCAAAAACCGTTAAGACCGGTAAAGTCTTTATAGATAATCAAATCAACAAGCAAATTTCAGACGATGTCATTATCGACCGCCAAAATTTAGCAGAAGCGGGCGTAGTCATGATCATCGCTCAAATTTCACGCCACAGCCAAAAGCTCATAAACAAACCGCGCGTAGTTAGCTACGGTCTTGTTGCAGACAAGCAAGACGGGGAATTTAGCAAAGAGATGGAAGAGGTGCTCGTGCAGTTTTTAAGCAACGTAAAAGAGGAGCTGCTAAAAGACAGCCGCATGCTTGAAAGCCAGGTGCGCCAAGTGATAAGAAAGCATATATTTAGAAAAGTGAAAAAATACCCGACTATCGTTCCGATAATTTATTTGATGTAAGGTTTAAAATGCAAGATATGATACAAATCGCAAGCGAAGTGCTGAAAGAAGAGGCCGCCGAGCTCATTCGTCAGGCTAACAAGCTTGGAAGCGAGATAGATGAGGCGGTAAATTTGATGTATAACGCCAAAGGCAAGGTTATCGTAACGGGAGTCGGCAAAAGCGGTCATATCGGCGCTAAGATAGCTGCCACGCTTGCAAGCACGGGCACGCCAAGCTTTTTTATACACCCGACCGAAGCGATGCACGGCGACCTTGGTATGATAGATGAAAATGACGTTGTTTTGGCGATAAGCTTTAGCGGTGAGAGTGATGAGCTCGTTCGAATTTTGCCGCATATCAAGCGATTTGACATCAAGATAATCGGCATGGCAAAGAGCAAGGAAAGTAGCCTTGGCAAATTTAGCGACGCGCTTTTAAATTTAGACATCATCAAAGAGGCCTGCCCGCTAAATATCGCTCCGACAACATCAACCACGCTAACTTTAGCACTTGGCGACGCGCTTGCGGTTTGCCTGATGAGAAAAAGAGAATTTAGGCAAGAGGATTTTGCAAATTTCCACCCGGGCGGAAGCCTTGGAAAAAGGCTATTTGTCAAGGTCAAAGACGTGATGAAAACGCAAAATTTACCGATCATAAAAGATGACGTTAGTTTAAAAACCGCGATTGATGCGATGACTCACGGCAAGCTTGGCAATGTACTGCTGGTTGATGGCGAGGGCAAATTAAAAGCCGTTTTAAGCGACGGGGACTTACGTAGAGCGCTCATGAGCGAGAGTTTTGACATCAACGAAAAAGCGATAACTTACGCAACTAAAACACCAAAAACACTAACAAACAAAGAGATGTTAGCAATAGATTCGCTAAGGCTGATTGAAGAGTATAAGATCCAAATTTTAGTAGTGCTTGACGAGGGCGAAAGACCGATCGGAGTGCTACACATACACGATTTATCGAGCTTGGGGCTATGATGGAAAATTCAAAAATGAGACTAAATAAATTCATCTCGCACAACACAAGCTACTCGCGCCGAGAGGCTGACGAATTAATCAAAAACGGCAAAGTTAGCGTAAATAACCGAGTTGTTAGCGAGCTTGCCACAAGCGTTAGCGATAAAGATAAAGTTAAGCTAAACGGTCGCCCGGTGAAGCTTAAAAAGGATTTTACAGTGATCGTCTATCACAAACAAAAGGGCGAGCTCGTTAGCAAAAAAGATGATCGCGGACGAAAGACGATATATGATAGCTTGCCGCGAAATTTTGCTAAATTTGTAAGCGTTGGCAGGCTTGATTATGCGAGCGAAGGGCTTTTGCTGCTAACTGACGCGCCTGCAATCGCAACTGCGCTCATGGAAAGCGACATAGAAAGAATGTACTATCTAAAAGTGAAAGGCGAAGTAGGGCAGGAGGTGATAACCGCGATGCAAGAGGGCTTTTTCGCCGCAGACGCAACCAAAGGCGCACATGCTAAAACCGAGATCAAATCAATGGAATTTAAGCCTTTTTTAGCGTATAAAATTTTTGGCTCAAGCGGAGGATACACAAAGCTAAAAGTCATCATAAACGAGGGTAAAAACCGAGAGCTAAGAAGATTTTTTGGATATTTTGATCTTGAAGTTATGGATCTGAAGCGCGTTAGTTTCGGGCGAGTTGATCTTGGTATGCTAAAGCCCGGCAAATGGCGCTACTTTGAAAACAGCGAATACGAAGATCTAAGGGATTTTTTAAAAACCAACAAAATTCGCTACTAAATTTAGCCGACCTCTTCGGCTAAATTCTTAAATTTCACACTACATAACACTTCTTTTATTACAATTTTGCAAATTTTAAAAAATAGGACAAACATGCAAAATTTAATTCACAAATTTATCAGTTCGGAATTCGAGATCAAATTCGCAAGATTTGCGCTCATCTTAGTGCTGTTTTTATTTGGCAACTACAAATGGTTTGAGTTTGAAGTAGAGCTTTTAAAGCCGATCATCTCGGGCACTTGGCTAAATTTTCTCTATACTATTTTCGGCTTTCACGGAGCAAGCTATTTTTTAGGCATTGTTGAAAGTATCGCCTACATAGCCCTTGCGGTTGGATATAAAAAGCCAAAAGCTGGAGTTTTAGGTTCACTTATCGTTATCATGACGGGGTTTACCACACTTAGCCTTATGCCACAACTTGGCAAGCCAGATGGCTTCATACTAAAAGATATTTTCATGGTTGCACTTGGGTTTATCATCCTAAAATACGATCTAATCAGAATACAAAAAGCTCGCAACCAAGCCTCGCTAGTCTAAATTTACACTTTCAAACTCGCACGATAAATAAACCTAATCGCTAAAAAGCTGTGCGGGTTAATAAATCAAATTTGGCTTTTAATTTCAGCAAATTTCATCCTTGACAAACTATTTTTAAAGTTATATACTTGCTCAAATGAATAATTGTTCATATATAAAGGCAAAAAGATGCAAGAAAATATACAAAACAACGATTTACAAGCGGTTTGTGAAAGCACGATCATACATCAAGATGTGATAGAAAAAGTAAGAAACGAGCTGAAAAGCGAAGAAATCTTATACGATCTTGGCGATTTTTTTAAAATTTTAGGCGACACGACGAGGATAAAAATTTTAAGCGCACTATCCAAATCGCAAATGTGTGTCTGCGATATCGCGGCACTTTTTGGCATGAGCCACTCGGCCATCTCGCATCAACTTAGAGTGCTTAAGCAAGGAAGGTTAGTTAAACACAAAAAGCAGGGCAAGGTGGTTTATTATTCGCTTGATGACGAACACGTAAAAAGTATCATCGAACAAGGGCTTACACACATCATGGAGAGATAAAATGAGCACCAAGATAACTCTATCGCTTGAAAATTTAACTTGCGCTAATTGCGCTGCGAAGATCGAAGCAAAAATAGCAAAAATGCACGGTATCAAAGAGGCGAATTTAGACTTTTTGGGGCAAAAAATTTCAATAACAAGCGACAAAAAAATAAATACAAATGAGTTTATCAAAGAAATTCAAGCTCTCGTTGACAGCATAGAAGACGGCGTTATAGTCACTCAATACAAACAAAAAAACACTTCACACAATCACGAAAATAGCAATGTAAAAAATATAATCACGAAAATTGTCATAGGAGGAGTACTCTTTGTCATTGCGCTTACGGCTTCTGCTAGCGAAACGCTTAAATTTGCACTATTTTTAGCAAGCTACTTGATCATCGGCTGGAGCGTGCTTGTAAGCGCTGCTAAAAACATCATAAAAGGACGAGTGTTTGACGAAAATTTCCTCATGGGTATAGCTACGCTTGGAGCATTTGCCATCAAAGAGTACCCAGAAGCCGTTGCTGTCATGCTCTTTTATCAGATAGGCGAGCTCTTTCAGGAGATGGCAGTAAACAAATCGCGCAGATCGATCGCCTCGCTTATGGATATAAGGCCCGATTTTGCAAATTTAAAGCTTGGCGCACAGATACAAAAAGTCTCGCCCGAAAGCGTTAAAGTGGGCGATTTCATCGTCGTAAAACCGGGCGAAAAGGTGCCACTTGACGGAGAGATCATAGAGGGATTTTCGACATTTGACACCTCCGCACTAACAGGAGAATCCTTGCCAAAAGAGATCGGCATAGGTGAAAACGCGCTAAGCGGCTACATAAACAAAAGCGCGCTAGTAACGATAAAAGTAAGCAAAATTTTCGCCGAATCAACGGTCTCAAAGATACTTGATCTCGTGCAAAATGCAAGCTCCAAAAAGTCAAAAACGGAAAATTTCATCACAAAATTTGCAAGGTATTACACTCCCGCAGTCGTTCTCGTCGCGCTTATGCTTGCATTTATCCCGCCGATTATCTTTAACGAAGAGCTATCAGCCTGGGTCTATAAAGCGCTTGTATTTTTAGTTATCTCATGCCCTTGCGCGCTAGTTGTCTCCATCCCGCTTGGGTTTTTTGGCGGTATCGGTGGCGCTTCAAAGCACGGCATACTCATTAAGGGCGCAAACTATCTGGAAGCATTAAACAGCGTTGATACAGTCGTTTTCGATAAGACAGGAACGCTTACAAAAGGAATTTTTAAAGTAAGCAAGATCAAGCTATGCAGCAAAAATTCACAAATAAAAAGCAAAGAAGAGCTACTAAGGCTAGCAGCCCATGCGGAGTTTTTCTCTACTCATCCGATCGCAAATTCCATCGTAAAAGAATACGAAAGTAGGGAAGGCAAAATCAATGAACAAGATATCTTAAAATTTGAAGAAGTGGCAGGGCATGGCATAAAAGCAAGCATAAACGGCAAGGATATAATTGCTGGCAATGCCAAATTTATGACTCTTCAAGGAGTTAAATTTGAGGCTTCAAATGAGCTTGGTACAGTGGTTTACATGGCTATAAACGGCGAATTTGCAGGCAAATTTATAATAACCGATGAGTTAAAAACAGATGCCAAAGAGGCGATTTTAAAGATCAAAAATGAGGGCATAAAAGACACCGTAATACTAACAGGAGACAGCAAGGAGATCGCACAAGATGTCGCGGATAAACTTGGCATCAGGCAAGTTTTTGCAGAGCTTTTGCCGACACAAAAAGTCGAAAAACTAGAAGAAATTTTAGCTCAAAAAGCAGGGCAGGGCAAAGTGATGTTCGTAGGAGACGGCATAAACGATGCGCCGGTGCTTGCAAGAGCCGACGTGGGCGTAGCTATGGGTGGAGTCGGAAGCGATGCGGCGATAGAGGCTGCCGATATCGTCATAATGAACGATGAGCCTTCAAAGATAGCAACCGCGCTTAAAATCGCCAAAAAAACACGTGCGATCGTTTGGCAAAACATCATCTTCGCACTCGGCGTAAAAGCCGCCATCATGATAATGGGAGCCTTAGGATACGCAACGATGTGGGAAGCCGTGTTTGGCGATGTAGGCGTGGCGCTTATAGCGATACTAAATTCCGTTAGGGCGATGAGGTGAAATAAAATTTTATCTCATATATCTTGCTTTAAGATTTTTCATCCTAAAATCTCTAAAATATAATTAGATAAATTTAAGAAGCTGTTTAAAGATAAGGCTTTGTTAAATTTAACCGAGGCAAGAGTTTGAAATCCGTACTAGAGATAATTAAAATCGCAGAAATTCCAAAGCCGATCGTAATAATATGCTTTTTAATGGCTATCGTATCATCGTTTTTTGCCGTCATTCTGGCTCAATTTTTCGGCTTTGCAATAAGCGCGATATCTAATGGCGCAAATAATGGCTTGATATATGATCTCATCACAAACCACAAATTTAGAGCCAAGCAGCTATAATCTAGCAATTGCGGGCATTGTTTTATTTTTTGTCTCATCAATCGTATATATTTTATTTAGAAATTTTTTCTGCTATATAGTCGTCATCATCGCGCAAAAAATCATAATAAACGTTAGAAAAAGCTGTTTATCAAGCTAACTAATATCGATTTTAAAGAGATCATTAAGATGTCAAAAGGAGATGTGATCTACACTTTGATGAATGATACTCAAAGGCTTGAATACATCTTTGAAAGACCGTTTTATACGATTTTTAGCGATATTTTTGATTTTATTTTCGTAGTAGGATTTTTGCTATACATTGAGCCTGTAGTCTTACTGATCCTACTTATCACAACACCTTTTATATATATTTTTAGCATAAAGACAGCTAGGATCCAAAAACAAACATCGGACAACACTCAAAAAGCGGATTCTAAAATAACCGTTAGTATAGAGCAGCTTCTTAGCGGATATGAAACTATCAAGTCATTTAATGCCGAAGCTAAAGAGCAAGAACGCTTCAACAAACTATCCGATGAGTCATACAAAAATAGAAAAGCAGGAACCAAAAGCCTTTCTATATTTATGCCTATTGAAGCGACTTTAAGCACTATAGGAATCGCCTTAGTGCTTTTATATGCCGTGTATCAAGTTAGTAATCATGCTCTTGCAGTCGGTATGATAGTTGTTATAGCCGACTATTCACGCAAATTTTATCAACCAATTAGAAACATCTCTAATTATTTGCAAGTCATTCAAAAAGCACTTGTTTCGATAGGCAAAATAATAGAATTTTTAACCATAAAAGAAGAGGCACAAACCGGCTCACTTAAAAATATAAAGATGTCCCTGTAGTAGTAAATAATTTAAAAATTTATTTAGATGAAGTAGAGTTAGTAAAAGAAATTTCGTTTAAATGCCATAAAGATGAGTTGATCCTGATAAAGGGCCGTAGCGGAAGCGGTAAAACATCGATCATTAGGGCGTTTGTGGGGCTTTATAAAGTCTCAAATGGTATGATTTATATTAACGGAATAGACATAAATTCTTACTCTAATAAAGAGCTAAGAGCGGCTATATCTTATTGCGGTCAAAGGACATTTTTGCATGATGATACGATTATTAATAATATCTTATATCCAAATTCAAGTTGTGATTTAAACAGCGTTTTGGCTTATTTGGAGAAATTAAATTTGAAGCACTTAAACATCGACGAAACGATAGGAGATGATGGCAATAAACTCTCAGGCGGAGAGAAATCAAGAGTGGCATTTCTAAGAGCCGTTATGAAAAACTCTAAAATTTTACTCTTAGATGAAGCTACTTCGGCACTAGACAAAGATAATGAAAATATCGTGATTGATCTATTGCAAGAGCTTAAACAAGATGGCTGGGCTATTATATTTTGCACGCATAGTGATAACGAAAGACTGATTAATATAGCGGATAAAGTGGTGTGTATGGATGAGTGTTGATTATAATTTAAAAATGGTGGGTTAAGCGATACCATAATATACCACTTAAATAACGTTTTTATAGCTATTCTAAAGCATTAAATATTCTTACATATTCGATAACATACTCAATAAATAAGACGTAAATCTAGTAAAATATTAATTATTTTTTTTAAGAAAATCAACATAAAAAAATGAGTTATGAAAAGTTTAGTTTTCAATATAAAGTATTTGTAATGCCGTATTTAATGGCTTTTTGTTTAGTAAAAATATCTGTTTTTAAGTTTCGTTAGCTTAAAGTAGGTGTTTTGGTTTAAGATTTGATATGTTTCACAACTTTTTCAGCTCGAAACTTAATTAAGGTTAAAATGTGAAACCTCATCGTTTTTTAGTTTCACGACTTCCACTCATTGGCTTTATAAACCCCTAAAAGATAAATAACCTCATCATCTATCATATAAGGGATTATGTAGCCTCTAAATATAAGTTCTCTTTTGTTTTGGGTTATGGTTCTACCCATTAATGGGTTTGCTTCTAATAGCTCTACATTATCAAGCATTTTTTTAATAAACTCAATAGCCCTGTTTTTGCTATCCTTTGCGATAAAATCAAAAACTGCCTTAAGTTCATTGTTAAAGCGTTCCGTGCGCCTAATTACCATTTAGCAACCTCATCTCTTATCCCTTTTAAAGGGTAGGTGTCAAGCTTTCCGCTTTTTATCGCCTCAATGTCCGCTTCATATTCACTAAATCTTGATTGATATTCGGCTTCATCCGTTATACTCTCTAGCTTCTTGTTTGTTGCTTCTGCCAATGCCTTGCTTATGGCTAATATCTGGTTAATTAGTGCCTCATCTGCTCTTAATGTGATGGTTTTCATAATTAGCCCCTTTGTCGTTTGTCATATTCTAACCGCTAAAGGCTTATGAAATTATTAGCCTGATTTTTTCTTGAATGTATTATTGATGATTAGTTTTTTTGTTAATTATCGCGTAGGCTTCTCTTATTCTTGCCCTTAGTCTTTTATTGCATTCTCGTTGAAGTTTTAAAGCTATTTGTAGTTCGTTATTTTCATTGATTACCGATTTGCCTTTTAATTCAGTAACAAACTCTTTTATTTTTTTGATATTGTATGCGCTAGTCTGGATTATTATACGTGGCATTTATCTCCAAGTCAAAGAAACAACAATACTAGAGATAGCCCAAATAAAGATAATCAAGGTTATTAGCTCAATCATTTTAGCCTTTCGGGTCCTTTGTAGTTAGTAGGGTTTGCAGGGGTCGGCAGAGCCCCGAAAGAAAATTCTCACTCAAATTTTTAAAATTTTTCCACACTTTGGCAAGGTTTGCGACTAGTCGCAATTTTACTTAAAGTGTGTATTTTTGTCAAGTTGCATAATTATTTATATTCCAAAGTCTGCAAACTTATTTTTAGCATTTTAGCCTTATTAAAAACCGCCTGAAATGCTAAATGCTCGGCTGATACCAAGCATAAGATTATCGCCCTTATGCCGACGCTTCCCTTATCTATCTTTTAAAAGCCGTTCGGGTCTTTCGCCCTTTAAAGGCAAAACAGGCTTAATCAAAAGGGGGTAGATTAAACCTACACCCTTTTTGTTAAACCTATTCAGTCGATGAGGTCGGTAGTAGCGACGCCATCTGTTAAACCTATCTAGCTTGACTTAATCCTCCGTGCCACTTATATGAGCCTTTAGGCTTTGCTTGCTCTAGCTTGTCGATTAGTCCTTTTAGGTGTTCGTTTTGCTTCTCTAGGTATTCGCACTCTTTAGCAAAGTAGTTAAAGGCACAATAAGCCTGATAGCCTGCTTGGTATGTGGCTTCTAGTTCATTTAACCCTTTTGCTTCTCTTTTTGCTATCTCGTAGGCAAATTTAGCCTTTGCGCTCTTATCTTTTTGCATAGCGTTAATGTATTTAGTTTGTTTTGTCATTGTCTTCCCCTAATACGTATCTATCGATAAAGTGTATTATTTCGCCTTGCATGCGTTCAACCTCTTGTATAAATATCTTGGTAAATATTTTCAAGTTCTCAACTTCAATATTTTGATTTACTATCCGCATAAATTCCTTTTGGGTTTCTAGCTCCTGCAGGTATTCACTCGTTTTAATAATAAGCTCGCTCGGTGCTTCGTTGTAATCCTTTTTGGCTTCAAACTCTTTTGCCATTGCTCCGGCTGTTAGCTTTGCCTTTTCTTTATCCGTCTTTAGTAGCTCTCTAATATTAAAAGCTTTATTGTTAGCTTTTAAAATTTCCTTACTTGCCTGATAAAAATGCTCTTTACTCATCGCTTATCCTTTTAAATGATTTCACAAAGATAATAAAGTCTTTAATTGTTAAGCCCTCTTGGCTACCGATAATGGATTGATAAAATTTAAACTC
This Campylobacter sp. RM16189 DNA region includes the following protein-coding sequences:
- a CDS encoding KpsF/GutQ family sugar-phosphate isomerase, which produces MQDMIQIASEVLKEEAAELIRQANKLGSEIDEAVNLMYNAKGKVIVTGVGKSGHIGAKIAATLASTGTPSFFIHPTEAMHGDLGMIDENDVVLAISFSGESDELVRILPHIKRFDIKIIGMAKSKESSLGKFSDALLNLDIIKEACPLNIAPTTSTTLTLALGDALAVCLMRKREFRQEDFANFHPGGSLGKRLFVKVKDVMKTQNLPIIKDDVSLKTAIDAMTHGKLGNVLLVDGEGKLKAVLSDGDLRRALMSESFDINEKAITYATKTPKTLTNKEMLAIDSLRLIEEYKIQILVVLDEGERPIGVLHIHDLSSLGL
- a CDS encoding pseudouridine synthase — encoded protein: MRLNKFISHNTSYSRREADELIKNGKVSVNNRVVSELATSVSDKDKVKLNGRPVKLKKDFTVIVYHKQKGELVSKKDDRGRKTIYDSLPRNFAKFVSVGRLDYASEGLLLLTDAPAIATALMESDIERMYYLKVKGEVGQEVITAMQEGFFAADATKGAHAKTEIKSMEFKPFLAYKIFGSSGGYTKLKVIINEGKNRELRRFFGYFDLEVMDLKRVSFGRVDLGMLKPGKWRYFENSEYEDLRDFLKTNKIRY
- a CDS encoding ABC transporter ATP-binding protein, with amino-acid sequence MNAIEVKNVTHFYGKKLIYENLSFNVKQGSVFGILGRNGVGKSTLINILMGYIRPKSGECRVLGKNSFSLDSEAKRDIALLFEGFTSFDHLSIAQYEEFLSTFYPRWDSKIYNDLAKLLKLSKDQKLNSMSFGQKSQVILASLFAQDAKVLIFDDYSMGLDAGYRRLFGDYLKDYLDGKDKTVIVTSHVMSDLENLIDEFLIVERGGRIFQSKMSEFMQDFKVYKLPKEFDTSGKNFKNIDEFKHHKMAYGFVDIDGFKTQNASFEDKFLGFVGRYE
- the rsmA gene encoding 16S rRNA (adenine(1518)-N(6)/adenine(1519)-N(6))-dimethyltransferase RsmA, with protein sequence MIKAKKHFGQNFLHDQNVLNKIIQSIPKDMQNIVEIGPGLGDLTSKILQISDSVTSYEIDGELYELLEKKFAKEIKDGRLRLFCADALSRWDESGLSETDYFLTANLPYYVATKMILNAIEDERCRGLVVMIQKEVAVKFSAKGGESEFSALAILASLQGGCELLFDVASECFNPPPKVTSSVIKIQKSKNLIGKNAVFNTEFEYEKFKKFLKTAFSAPRKTLSKNLSANFDKCLLAEIYGELNLSQNLRPHEIDVNLYLKIFEKLKVKDERRQSCSLQRKEQ
- a CDS encoding metalloregulator ArsR/SmtB family transcription factor; translated protein: MQENIQNNDLQAVCESTIIHQDVIEKVRNELKSEEILYDLGDFFKILGDTTRIKILSALSKSQMCVCDIAALFGMSHSAISHQLRVLKQGRLVKHKKQGKVVYYSLDDEHVKSIIEQGLTHIMER
- a CDS encoding ribonuclease J, giving the protein MNEDKVVVSKGKSNKKRRFRPKNKNNQGENNAEISAEQKASNNVIDNFFAASFDRETQNKSHESSAKQNGKKANSKQHKKQNSQNGGQNSQNNSKNGKKNAENKNASTQQNNQNGSNDDTQKPKKSKKPKKNLPAKLNGNEQWQQDIASAIEANKATHELRLEPLKYLNSSDHKVRVTPLGGLGEIGGNMTVFETETSAIIVDIGMSFPSESMHGVDILIPDFDYVRKIKDKIKGVIITHAHEDHIGAVPYFYKEFKFPIYATPLPLGMINNKFEEHGLKQERSLFRSVEKRKPYLIGDFEVEWIHITHSIIDSSALAITTKAGTILHTGDFKIDHTPIDGYPTDLGRIAYYGERGVLCLMSDSTNSYREGITKSESSVGKTFDAIFAKSKGRVIMSTFSSNIHRVYQAIEWGLKYNRKVCVIGRSMERNLYTAMELGYVKLDKKIFIDANEVGKYKDNEVLIVTTGSQGETMSALYRMATDEHKYIKIKPTDQIIISSKAIPGNEGSVSTVLNFLIKSGASVAYQDFSEIHVSGHAAQEEQKLMIRLTKPKFFLPVHGEYNHIAKHKETAISCGVDERNIYLMSDGDQVEICQKYMKRAKTVKTGKVFIDNQINKQISDDVIIDRQNLAEAGVVMIIAQISRHSQKLINKPRVVSYGLVADKQDGEFSKEMEEVLVQFLSNVKEELLKDSRMLESQVRQVIRKHIFRKVKKYPTIVPIIYLM
- a CDS encoding DUF417 family protein, whose amino-acid sequence is MQNLIHKFISSEFEIKFARFALILVLFLFGNYKWFEFEVELLKPIISGTWLNFLYTIFGFHGASYFLGIVESIAYIALAVGYKKPKAGVLGSLIVIMTGFTTLSLMPQLGKPDGFILKDIFMVALGFIILKYDLIRIQKARNQASLV